One segment of Ipomoea triloba cultivar NCNSP0323 chromosome 12, ASM357664v1 DNA contains the following:
- the LOC115999910 gene encoding uncharacterized protein LOC115999910: MATNSSSRGSTELLLPKKWNSDRETSPERTVVWTEPKSSSSKTEKRVPVIYYLSRNGQFEHPHFIQVPLSSPEGLYLKDVINRLNVLRGEGMASLFSWSSKRSYKNGYVWHDLSDDDLIYPVNGRDYVLKGSELLPRSVSFRMCETASKTEDSGEIHKLPASIAERRTRNQSWDSFDNNNPQNDYRAMYKSESSREFSAKFAAEVGTQKAESRAGGRGGRTTREAAQGSKSVELSREELPSPPSISSWEYTDGVSRSGNVHRRTLTRDHTAENDLSSGRVKASRVVMHLITCGSSTTVDSALTKSKSRNKF, from the exons GATAGAGAAACCAGCCCCGAGAGAACTGTAGTATGGACTGAACCGAAATCGTCGTCGTCGAAGACCGAGAAGAGAGTTCCGGTGATCTATTATCTCTCCAGAAACGGTCAGTTCGAGCATCCGCATTTCATCCAAGTTCCTCTCTCTTCCCCTGAAGGCCTCTACCTCAAAG ATGTGATAAATAGACTGAATGTTCTGAGAGGAGAAGGCATGGCGTCTCTGTTCTCGTGGTCTTCGAAGCG GAGCTACAAAAATGGATACGTTTGGCATGATCTATCGGATGACGATTTGATATATCCTGTGAACGGTCGAGATTACGTTCTGAAAGGATCGGAGCTTCTTCCGAGGTCGGTGAGCTTCCGAATGTGCGAAACGGCGTCGAAGACGGAGGATTCCGGTGAGATTCACAAATTACCGGCGTCGATCGCGGAGAGGAGGACAAGGAATCAGTCCTGGGACTCGTTCGATAATAATAATCCACAAAACGACTACAGAGCAATGTACAAGTCCGAGTCGAGCAGAGAATTCTCCGCGAAATTCGCGGCGGAAGTAGGGACGCAGAAGGCGGAGAGTCGGGCGGGGGGACGAGGAGGGAGGACGACGAGAGAGGCGGCGCAGGGGAGCAAGAGTGTGGAGCTGAGCAGAGAAGAGCTGCCTTCACCGCCATCCATATCTAGCTGGGAGTATACGGACGGCGTGAGTAGATCAGGGAACGTTCATCGACGTACTCTCACAAGAGATCACACGGCTGAGAATGATCTTTCGAGTGGGAGAGTAAAGGCTTCGCGCGTCGTGATGCACCTGATTACCTGTGGATCCTCCACTACAGTTGACTCGGCTCTTACAAAAAGCAAAAGCAGGAACAagttttga
- the LOC115998873 gene encoding zinc finger protein ZAT12-like, whose amino-acid sequence MANPFMMKRAREEFDHHVTTVANGLMLLSAAAGDRQGDSYLTMSSGDLCGRVFECKTCNRQFSSFQALGGHRASHKRPRMMTAAAAGEAVALLPPSSPPKPKTHECSICGLEFAIGQALGGHMRRHRAVGNDAALSGGGGGGDSLALSPPGGVPVVKKPSSGRRVLCVDLNLTPLENDRLEFIKFGKMAGLMV is encoded by the coding sequence ATGGCGAATCCGTTTATGATGAAGAGAGCGAGAGAAGAATTTGATCATCACGTGACCACCGTGGCGAACGGTTTGATGTTGctctccgccgccgccggagaCCGGCAGGGGGATAGTTATCTGACGATGAGTAGCGGCGATCTGTGCGGCCGCGTTTTTGAGTGCAAGACGTGTAATCGGCAGTTCTCGTCGTTCCAGGCGCTGGGAGGGCACCGGGCGAGCCATAAGCGGCCGAGGATGatgacggcggcggcggcgggggaGGCGGTGGCGCTTTTGCCGCCGAGCTCGCCGCCGAAACCTAAGACGCACGAGTGCTCCATATGCGGGCTGGAGTTCGCCATTGGACAAGCGCTGGGAGGGCACATGAGAAGACACAGAGCGGTTGGGAATGACGCCGCCTtaagcggcggcggcggcggcggcgattctcttgctctttctcctCCCGGCGGCGTTCCTGTGGTGAAGAAGCCGTCCAGTGGGCGGAGGGTTTTGTGCGTGGATTTGAATTTGACGCCATTGGAAAATGATCGCCTGGAGTTCATCAAGTTTGGGAAGATGGCCGGCCTAATGGTTTAA
- the LOC115998871 gene encoding WAT1-related protein At2g39510-like, with protein MSNNRLVNLLKQSKPYLAVILLQFGYAGSSIITKYALDKGVNHYTFVLYANAIAGIFFAPFALFFERKRRPKLTPSIFLKIFVLGLLEAGIDQNLFYAGMQYTTATFATALCNILPAITFVLAWILRLENVNIRALHSQAKILGTLVTVGGAMMMTLVKGPKILLPWTQERGHIQSTTAATHQHPIKGAIMITAACCFWACFFTLQAITLRSYPAGLSLTSMICLMGALQCAVLTLAVERSNTAVWALNWDIKLLAIVYNGIICTGIGYYLSGVIMKEKGPFFVTAFNPLSLVIVAIMGSFLLAEQLLLGSVLGACTIAVGLYLVIWGKSDNRDSPVLSNAEEGSSS; from the exons ATGTCGAACAACAGGCTAGTTAACCTCTTAAAGCAATCAAAGCCTTATTTGGCTGTCATCTTGTTGCAATTTGGCTATGCAGGCTCATCCATAATTACCAAGTATGCTCTTGATAAAGGTGTGAATCATTACACTTTTGTCCTCTATGCAAATGCCATTGCAGGAATCTTCTTTGCTCCTTTTGCCCTCTTCTTCGAAAG GAAAAGAAGGCCAAAGTTGACCCCTTCCATTTTCTTAAAGATATTCGTGCTAGGATTATTGGA GGCCGGTATCGACCAAAACTTGTTTTATGCAGGCATGCAATACACAACTGCAACTTTTGCAACAGCATTGTGCAATATTCTTCCTGCTATTACCTTTGTGTTAGCTTGGATCCTCAG GCTTGAGAATGTGAATATAAGGGCATTACACAGCCAGGCAAAGATTTTGGGAACATTAGTGACAGTTGGTGGTGCAATGATGATGACACTTGTTAAAGGACCTAAAATACTGTTGCCTTGGACCCAAGAGAGAGGCCACATTCAATCTACAACTGCTGCTACTCATCAACATCCTATTAAGGGTGCTATCATGATAACAGCAGCTTGCTGCTTCTGGGCCTGCTTTTTCACCCTTCAG GCAATTACGTTGAGATCATACCCTGCTGGACTCTCTCTCACATCCATGATTTGCTTGATGGGAGCATTGCAATGTGCTGTATTGACCCTAGCGGTTGAAAGAAGCAACACTGCAGTATGGGCATTAAACTGGGATATCAAACTCTTAGCTATTGTCTACAAT GGGATCATCTGTACTGGAATTGGTTATTACCTTTCTGGAGTAATCATGAAGGAAAAAGGACCTTTCTTTGTCACTGCTTTTAATCCTCTAAGCTTGGTTATTGTTGCAATTATGGGGTCATTTCTCTTGGCTGAGCAGCTACTCCTTGGAAG TGTTTTGGGAGCATGCACCATAGCTGTTGGACTGTACCTGGTAATATGGGGTAAGAGTGATAATCGAGACTCTCCTGTATTGAGCAATGCTGAAGAAGGTAGCTCCAGTTGA
- the LOC115998872 gene encoding ras-related protein RABE1c-like, with product MAAPPARARADYDYLIKLLLIGDSGVGKSCLLLRFSDGSFTTSFITTIGIDFKIRTIELDGKRIKLQIWDTAGQERFRTITTAYYRGAMGILLVYDVTDESSFNNIRNWIRNIEQHASDNVNKILVANKADMDESKRTVPTSKGQALADEYGIKFFETSAKTNMNVEEVFFSIARDIKQRLSESDNKAEPQAIRINQADQAASTDLSSQKSACCG from the exons ATGGCAGCTCCACCGGCTAGGGCTCGAGCGGACTATGATTATCTTATAAAGCTGCTCCTCATTGGCGACAGCG GTGTGGGAAAGAGTTGCTTGCTTCTGCGGTTCTCAGATGGTTCCTTCACAACAAGTTTCATTACCACAATTGG TATTGACTTTAAGATAAGAACAATTGAGCTTGATGGAAAGCGGATCAAGTTGCAAATTTGGGATACAGCTGGTCAGGAGCGGTTCAGGACTATCACAACAG CATACTATCGAGGAGCTATGGGTATTCTGCTGGTGTATGATGTCACTGATGAATCTTCATTCAAca ACATCAGGAACTGGATTCGCAACATAGAGCAACATGCTTCTGATAATGTCAACAAGATTTTGGTTGCGAACAAGGCTGACATGGATGAAAGCAAAAGG ACTGTGCCAACATCCAAGGGTCAAGCTCTCGCTGATGAGTATGGCATCAAGTTCTTTGAAACA AGTGCAAAAACAAACATGAACGTAGAGGAGgttttcttttcaattgcaAGAGACATCAAGCAAAGACTCTCAGAATCTGATAACAAGGCCGAG CCACAGGCCATCAGGATTAATCAAGCAGATCAGGCAGCATCCACTGATCTGTCTTCGCAAAAGTCAGCTTGCTGTGGTTGA